In Nitrospinota bacterium, the following are encoded in one genomic region:
- the glpK gene encoding glycerol kinase GlpK → MGKYVAAVDQGTTSTRCMIFDRTGAVIGVDQKEHAQIYPRPGWVEHDPMEIWKRTQEVVEATVAEAGLRAGDIAALGVTNQRETTVVWNKQTGEPYYNAIVWQDTRTKEICDELAADGGQDRFRPKVGLPLATYFSGPKIKWILDNVAGVRDAAERGEALFGTIDTWEIWWLTGGPSGGAHVTDVTNASRTMLMDLKSLEWDDEILGIMGIPRQMLPRISPSSDPNPWGATAKDGPFGDAIPVCGNLGDQQAATVGQACYNPGEAKNTYGTGCFMVLNTGAEIVPSASGLLTTVCYKLGDRPAVYGLEGSIAIAGALVQWLRDNLELFEHSKQIEQFAREVEDSGGIYFVPAFSGLFAPYWRSDARGVIVGLTRYINKNHIARAALEATAYQTREVMEAMNKDSGVELKALKVDGGMVYNELLMQFQSDILGVPVVRPVVAETTALGAAYAAGLAVGFWSDLEELRANWRVDKTWEPQMDEETRQKLYAGWLKAVERTFGWVE, encoded by the coding sequence ATGGGAAAGTACGTAGCAGCCGTAGACCAGGGGACGACGAGCACCCGCTGCATGATATTCGATCGCACCGGAGCGGTCATCGGCGTCGATCAGAAAGAGCACGCGCAGATTTATCCCCGGCCTGGCTGGGTCGAGCACGACCCGATGGAGATTTGGAAGAGGACCCAGGAGGTGGTCGAGGCGACGGTCGCCGAGGCAGGCCTCAGGGCGGGCGATATCGCCGCTTTGGGGGTGACCAACCAGCGCGAGACGACCGTCGTTTGGAACAAACAGACCGGCGAGCCTTACTACAACGCCATCGTCTGGCAAGACACCCGAACGAAGGAGATCTGCGATGAGCTCGCAGCCGACGGCGGCCAGGACCGCTTCCGGCCCAAGGTCGGCCTCCCGCTGGCCACATACTTCTCCGGGCCCAAGATTAAGTGGATTCTGGACAACGTCGCCGGGGTCCGCGACGCGGCCGAGAGGGGCGAGGCCCTTTTCGGCACCATCGATACCTGGGAGATATGGTGGCTGACAGGCGGCCCCTCGGGCGGCGCCCACGTGACAGACGTGACCAACGCCAGCCGGACAATGCTCATGGACCTGAAGAGTTTGGAGTGGGACGACGAGATTCTCGGCATTATGGGCATACCCCGTCAGATGCTGCCTCGCATCTCTCCTTCGAGCGACCCGAATCCATGGGGCGCTACAGCCAAGGACGGCCCATTCGGCGACGCCATTCCCGTCTGCGGTAACCTCGGCGATCAGCAGGCGGCCACCGTAGGTCAGGCTTGCTACAACCCGGGAGAGGCCAAAAACACATACGGCACCGGCTGCTTTATGGTGCTCAACACCGGCGCCGAGATAGTTCCCTCGGCGAGCGGTCTTCTTACCACGGTCTGCTACAAGCTCGGCGATCGGCCGGCCGTCTATGGGCTGGAGGGCTCAATCGCCATCGCCGGCGCCCTGGTCCAATGGCTCAGGGATAATCTCGAGCTCTTCGAGCACTCGAAGCAGATCGAGCAATTTGCAAGGGAAGTGGAGGACAGCGGCGGAATTTACTTCGTCCCCGCGTTTTCCGGCCTCTTCGCCCCTTACTGGCGCTCCGACGCCCGGGGCGTCATCGTGGGCCTAACCCGCTACATCAACAAGAATCACATCGCCCGCGCTGCGCTGGAGGCGACCGCCTATCAGACCCGCGAGGTGATGGAGGCGATGAACAAAGACTCCGGCGTGGAGCTTAAGGCGCTGAAAGTTGACGGCGGGATGGTCTACAACGAGCTTCTCATGCAGTTCCAGTCTGACATTCTTGGCGTGCCGGTCGTCAGGCCCGTCGTGGCTGAGACGACGGCTCTAGGTGCGGCCTACGCGGCGGGCCTGGCCGTCGGGTTCTGGAGCGACCTGGAGGAGCTTAGGGCCAACTGGCGGGTGGACAAGACCTGGGAGCCTCAGATGGACGAAGAGACCCGCCAGAAGCTGTATGCGGGCTGGCTCAAGGCGGTCGAGAGGACCTTCGGCTGGGTTGAATAG